TCTCCATGCAAATCAGGATGTAACCAAcattccccctctctttttttcctgtggAATGTAGCACTTTTCAAGAATATTAGCTGGATGAATTATCTGATTTCTGATTAATGCCTTTTCTgaatgaagcttttcccacactcatGGCATTCATAAGGTTTCACCTCCGTGTGGGTTCTTTGGTGTTTGATTAGCGTATCTCGCTGAGAAAAGTTCTTCCCACACTCAGGGCATTCGTGAGGCTTCTCTCCCATGTGGATCTTCTGATGGTCAAACAACCGACAACGATGATGGAAACTTTCCCCACACTCTTTCCCCACACTCGGGGCATTCATAAGGCTTCTCCCGTGTGAGTTCTCTGGTGCTTGATCAGTGTATCCTGTCGGGAGAAGTTTTTTCCACACTCGGAACATTTGtgcggtttctcccctgtgtacATCTTCTGATggttttctgtgaaccaccctgagacctctgagtatagggtggtatataaacactgatgatgatgatcatgataataataataatgtagttgCACGGATGGTTGAAGTTTCTCCCACAATCGGGGCTCTCGtttggcttctcccctgtgtgggtcctCCGGTGATTGAGTAACGTATCTCTCATCCGGGAAAAGCTTTTTCCACAGTCCAGGCATTCATGAGGTCAACTGATGTCCTGACTGAGGGCAACTACATTTGATGAGGCACCAGAAGAACCACACAGAAGAGAAGCCCCACAAATGCCCAGactgtgggaaatgtttttcctAGAGGAGAGATACGTTACTCAATCACCGGGCATCACTACCTGCCCACTTCTCAGAACATCAGCCTCAAAGTCTGAATGTCCTGAGTTTGAGCCTCAGGGAAGGCAACTTGCACTTCCCTCATTTCCCCCAAGACTCTGGGTTTCAATCTATGGTGTAAGCACATTTGTAATACTGCATCCAGTTCTGGTCAAGTCACCTTAAAGAAAAACCCTCTGGCAGAGTGGCGCAGGAAGAGCATGCCGGGCCCATAACTCAGAGGTTGCTGTATTGAAACCTGCCAGCCTCCTTAGTGGAATCCAGCCCTTTaaaaatttcaaaaacaaaacagatgcaGCAGAAAGAGACATCACTTTCTgtctatttaaaattttaaaaatatatttaaaaacaaacaaacaggtgcagTGGAATATGACTTGTCTGttttgtagagttgtaagggaccctgaggatcatctaagtcAGGcctgtccaaagtccgtttcgggggcccgCCGCTAGGTTTAATCTGGTTCCTgtggtaaaatcctaaaaaaaacctcagcaacttcaatcctaaaaaaaaaaagttaacaatTTTGGTTGgcactttgaaaaaagtttggacaccactgatctaagtccaaccacctgcaatgcaggaacacgcAGCTGTCCCACATAGGGGAttgataggtaaagggacccctgaccagtcgtgaccgactctggggttgcgcgctccactcgcattattggctgagggagccggcgtatagcttccaggtcatgtggccagcatgacaaagccacttctggcaaaccagagcagcacatggaaacgccgtttaccttcccgctgtagcggttcctatttatctacttgcattttgacatgcttttgaactgctaggttggcaggaactgggaccaagcaacgggagctcaccccgtcacagggatttgaaccgccaaccttctgatcagcaagccctaggctcagtggtttaacccacagcaccacctgggtccccaagcaAACaatacaggaagacaggcctgaaaaccattttgactcccaaactgaccaaatatttctctgcgaggagggaggaaatgaaaaaacctcccctttgtctctctgctcacagatcctgccttaagggcacatttaagatatgaatagggtgtgaaTCTGTGTCCTGGCTtaggaattaagtatttatcatttcAAAGGACTGGCCCCTGGTAATCCAACATTAACAGGTAACTTCCCATACAGGAGATAAACAAGgtactcagatttctgctgtagaccgcccctttctatgattacaggtaggtagccgtgttggtctggatcgaagtaaaataaaataaaaaaattccttcagtagcaccttaaagaccaactaagtttttattttggtatgagctttcgtgtgcatgcacacttcttcagatacagtgaaatggaagtttccaggcacttatgtagagaaggggtggggaggggtggggagggggaggggggatcactcagaagggtggtggaaatgggtgattgactgactgagcgcggtcatcaacagctatcagtcagtcaatcacccatttccaccacccttctgagtgatcccccctccccatccccacccctccccaccccttctctacataagtgcctggaaacttccatttcactgtatctgaagaagtgtgcatgcacacgaaagctcataccaaaataaaaacttagttggtctttaaggtgctactgaaggaattttttttttattttcctttctatgATGTAAGTGACGTatctggggtggtggtcttgggctacaccccttctgtgatgtatgcatgatgcttcTGGGGCGGGTCTTGAGTTTGAGGGGGCAATTTCAAAAGGCTACATAGGGGCTGGCGCACGTTTGGGAGGGGgttcttttctttcctcctgtgtgtgagagaaaacaccctgttgcaacagtcaataaagatcaagcttactagctgctttgcttctcaatattctctggttggctctgttatttcctcctaccgatggagaactcTGCAAGGCTCttatgtaccccataagggaataaggccagattttatttaaaacaacctgcaaccttggcgtaaTCAGCACCACAGTCTAGCCGACAGATCTGTCGAGGCTGTCCTTGATTCACTTATTTTATCTAACATTTTTGTACTGCTTGACTGATGGTAATAAAATCTCTAAGCATTTTACCCAAAAGAAATATAATTCACCTCTAGTTCCACCAGCGTTTATGGGAGGTACTTTCTGGTGCAGTTCACAGACACTATTGGAAATATTTCAATGAACTTTGTTCACCCAAACTAGTTGATTCGAAGCAGGGGAGAAAGGGCAGCTCCTCCCCTGAAAAatctctgcccacccccaccagaTCCCAGAGCTGAGCAGGGGATCAAGATGTCCAATCCAGGaggtgggggagcagggagggatcTCGGGCTGCTACAAAGCTCTGCCCTCCGGGAGGAGGATTTTCTTAAAGCGGAAGATGCTGCTGCACGGTGCCAAggatttcctttattttatttgtttataaaagtaCGTACACATTGCATTCTCATGACAGTACTGTATAAGAAATGCAAAGCAGAGAGTAAACGAGCAAGACTAAATCACGTGGGCAATAAGCTCCGGAGTCATTTGCAGAAAAACCCaggaagtgagatgggaggaAATTACATTTAACTCTTACATTGGCGCGAGGGAGccatggctgctgttgctgctggggaTCCCGTCCAGGATCTCCGTGATGAAGCCACTTGCTCCATCTGTGTGGATTACTTCAAGGATCCAGTGACCATCCCAGAGTGTGGGCACAACTTCTGCCGAGCCTGCCTGATCCGTTGCTGGGGGGAATCGGAGGCAGAGGCTTCCTGCCCTCAATGCAGAAAAACAGCCCAGCAAAATAATCTCATCCCCAACCGACAGCTGGCAAACTTTGTGGAATTAATCAAAAAGCTCAGCCTccaagagggaaaggaggaaggagggaaagtcTGCAAGGAGCACCGGAAGCCTCTGAAGCTCTTCTGCAAGGAGGATGAAGCCCCCATCTGTGTGGCGTGTGGCAAATCCAAGGAACATGAAAACCACAAGGTGATTCCTCTGGAGGAGGCTTACGAGGAGTACAAGGTAGGAAACCACTCGGGATCTTGAGCGGGGGAGGGAATAGCTGTGGATTCTTCTTGGGTGCTTTTCCCTGGCTCACAGGTCTGAACAAGGCATGCCATTCATTGTCTGGATGCCATTTGCATGCTGGTTGTTCAGTGGAGCTTGCTCCTGAGTAAGGATGGAATAGCACCCATAAACAGATAAATTGATCCCCTTCCTTTTAAGGATTTGAAATTTTATCAATACACATTGCAGCACCTATAGTAAGCTTGTGAAGTCCTGGGACTTTCTCATTGTTGTTTTctgccctagtccaacactgctACCCCTTTGGGGTAATAAAAAGATAGCAACGATGATGCTAATAAGACTTGTCTCCGAGGATGGGTGCATCGCATAGTAGCCATAAATTGCATGCTGCGGTAAATCTACAAATCTTACCTGtgcttcttgcattgcaggggttggactagatgacccttggctccTTTCCAACTCCCAGGGCTGCATCTCCACTAGGagcctgtggggtggggggagctggcAGAAGGTGATAGGTTTGCACTGAGGTGGAACACTTTTGATGTCCGGTCACCCACCCTCTcccattattgttttttttagagGAGGGGGACAACGCAGTTCCCCTGGCTCAGACACCCTGGGAAGTTGGAGGGGAGCCATAAAGTAGCCACGTTTGTGGGTGGCACTCAACATCTCTGTCTGCCAAAACCTCCTAGGCTTCAAAGGGCTCAAAAAGGTCCTCTCTAGATCCCAGCTAGGCAAATACAGTACTTGCTTTTTGTATGAGTGAGACATGGTGAGGGGCACCCTATTTTTATGGTTACCCCCAGGCAATGAAATGTATTGAGCCAGTCCTGGCAGCTTCCATTTTTCTACATAGCCTATTGTTTATGTGGAAGATATAACCACTTATGTTTTGTGACTTTGAATATTTTTGTTCATTTGTATTTTTTACTTTACGCTAAAAtggataacaataataataatttattatttataccccacccatctggctgggtttccccagccactctgcgtgactcccaacagaatattaaaattacattaaacattaaaaagttccctaaacaaaACTTCTGCCAGGGTAGCAAGATTGGCAAAGCCTGCTAAAAATGCTCTCACCTCAATAAATCTTTTATGGTTTTTATCCAAACTTTTGCAGTTTATCTATAATCATTTATTAAAAACGTAAAAATACAAGCATTAGCTGTtgcatattaaataataataataataataataataataataataatttattatttataccccgcccatctggccgggttctgcTCAATTAAAAGTATTAATGAATcggaagagggagagaaaccatttaagagCAGGGCCACCGCATGTTAGAAGTCAGGGTGATAATCAATTTATCTCTCCATCTCTCTGTGTCTAGCCTGagttttttctttcctctttaggGACAGATCAGCATCCGCCTGCAGATCctgatgaaagagagagagaaaattatagCCTATCAAGTGGACCTGGAAAAGGAAAGCCAAACCCTCCTCGTAAGTATCACTATGATTATTAGGGAGGGAACAACCACCGGGTACTCGAAGAATCAAGTCAGGACTGAGGAGGGATGggaaatctgcccatttcagcctCTCcctgtttctcattcttccacatGACAAGGCTCTTGCTTTATGCTGTGGTCATAAACAAAATGGAAGGCAATAGAAATGGCAGTGGAGAGGGTAGAGAGTGTGTTCATCCCTTCAACCTCCTGCCACCCTCCAATGTTTACTTTAATGTCTGAAGAAGagggcttttttagctgctaggTGTTGGTTTTatgtctacaggtgaaacttggaaacttagaatatcgtcaaaaagtgcatttatttcaggcatgtccaacaggtagatcgtgatctaccagtagatccctggacgtctgtggtagaacactggtagatcacttgctccccctaaagaagctgaacaactgtggctgccctaaaaaagctcaacatctttgccctgcacccctaaaatgacctgaaccacaaaaaaacagggctttccttcctaaaaaaaaaaagctcaacattgctttcttccctaaagaagctcttttacaaattttatgtgaaccccccaaaacagggctttccttcttaaaaaaaagctccacaactttgacctgaaccccaaaaagggggtagatcactgccactttttaaactctgtgagtagatcgcagtctcttggaagttggccacccctgatttatttcaataacacaacttaaaaggtgaaaccaatatatgaaatagatgcatgacatgcaaagcaagatatgtcaagcctttatttgttgtaattgtacttatttgtcgttaggtgggtcaattataaatggaatgtaattaatgataTGTAATAGcaatttttttgtattattgtaatcaTTTGTTTTatcactgtggaatttccaaaaaaaaaaaaaaagttgcattactgaaataaatgcacttttcgacgatattctgattttctgagtttcacctgtatgaaaAATCAAACATGGCCTTCCTGTGGAATTCCTCTTGTGTCTCCTTCTGATGTTGTAAATACACATCCCAGACTCCGGCCGCCTCTTTTCCtatttcttcctgcttcttgcaGAAATTGACAGAAACGGAGAGGCAGAAAACTGCAGAGAAGCTCAGGCAACTGCGGCAGTTCCTGGAGGAACAAGAAAAACACCTGCTGAATCAGATAGAAGACGTAGAGGAGGAGATTGCAAGGGAAAGGGATGAGCAGCTGGCCAGATTCTCCAGCGATCTCTCCTCTCTTGAAAGGAGCATGCAGGAGTTGGAGGAGAAGCGCCAGAAGCCAGCGAACGAACTCCTGCAGGTAAGATGGTAGCAGGAGCAGCACCAAGGCTTCACTCCTGGAAAAGGGTGCCGGCAAACTTTTAAGTGCCTCATTCATCTATGCAAGTAGTATGGGGTTCAGTATATGGAGGCTCTGGTCAGGAGAGCTGGGATGAATACAGACTAGAGATTCTTCTGTGGTGGATGGAACTGGATGTGGTTTTCTGCCCTTTGCAGAAAAGAATTGTCTCCTATTTGACACCCCAGGTTTTAGGCATTGAGATTGTCCTTCCCTCTTGCCCCATCCTCTCACCCAGAGGCAGACAAGGGACAACCGCCATTGTTTTAGGGACTCATGTGAGATGCCTAGAGTACAGGGATGCTCACAAAGGTCACCCAGCGCTACTAGTCATATGAAGTAACAAATCTTGCAGCGCCTTCACGCTGGTATGTTGTCTTGACTCAACTAAGGCCTTGTCATCATGTCTATTTATCTCACCCCCGGGAGAAAAAAAACCGTTTCTGTCCTCAAGAACTTAGGACTGGGTAACTTAAGAACTTAACATTGGAAAAATGTAAActgagagaaagcaaaattggctgatccctaccccccaaaaaatcatatgTCAGGCAGACTGACATCCGAGGGCCAGGCTGTTCCTCCATTCTGAGGGGGTCTTCCTAGTGTGGCCTGTGGTGTGCAGtgaattctcttctctttttccctttAGGATGTGAGAAGCACCTTGCAGAGGTACGTGGATCTGGCTCATTCCCATTAGCATCCCTCCAGGAGGTTGGGATGCAAGGACCTCAAACATGCCCCTCCaggggctgcaggggagagaCTGTAGGGCTCATTCCCTGCAGTATCTCACAAGTAAAAGTAGGGCCCCCTCTTTTGACCTTGTAGCACTCCAATTCTCGCTCCAAGGATCAAGATCAGAGttctgccttctccccccccccaatcacctcATGCAGgactggagccagtgtggtgtagtggttaagagcggtagacttgtaatctggggaaccgggtttgcgtctccactcttccacatgcagctgatgggtgaccttgggctagtcacacttctctgaagtctctcagccccactcacctcacagagtgtttgttgtgggggaggaagggaaaggagaatgttagctgctttgagactccttaagggtagtgatgccaacctagcagttcgaaagcacgtcaaaatgcaagtagataaataggaaccgctacagcgggaaggtaaacggtaaactggttcgccagaagtggctttgtcatgctggccacatgacctggaagctatacgccggctccctcggccaataatgcgagatgagcgcgcaaccccagagtcggtcacgactggacctaatggtcaggggtacctttacctttttttaagggtagtgataaagcgtgatatcaaatccaaacccctcctcctcttcttctctgtcTCCTGCATGTTATATTCATTTATTGTTCTTTGAATAGACATCAGTGGGGAGACTCAGAGGCCTGGGGTTGCTGTTCTGGCCCTGTGATGTCTGGCTGTGGAGTTCATAGTGAGAAAGAATCTTTGCCCTTTGTGCCTGCCTGtccctctaaaccaggggtccccagacttacccggctttgggccggagggcaggggagtgcgtgcgcagcgggccggagggcgggggagtgtgcacccgtgcgtatgcacacacacacttactggcgcggtggcgcgcttccaaaaatcgctgaaaatcgttTGGgggcatgcgtatgggcctcccccgacccggaagtgcaccggaaatgatctcttctgggtcgggagaggcccatatgcatgcgcacaaacgattttcggcgcttttttccgatctggaagtgcgctgccgcgctgcgcgccgtaagagcaggcggcgggggtcgtcgcaggccggattgggaggccaattgggccgcatctggcccgcgggccatagtctgggggcCCCTGCTCTAAACTTTCTGCAATTCTCTTCCTCAATTCCATTTTTTTCATGTACTAGGAATTGTGGATTTGTAGAGGCTAacagtgtttttcttttcaccaggTATGAGAAAAGGGAGAGTCAAGAGAATCCAATGGCTTTATTTCCAGAGCTGAAGAAGAGGATCTCGGAATTTTGTGATATAAATATCCTTGTGGAGGATGTCATGGAACAATTTGAAGGTAATGAAAACTGCCTGCAAGGATTTTACACTAGGCTTTATATTAGTTCAGAACTGAACATGCCAGGCTCTTGTTGCGTTGAATTTCATTCCTGCTGCAGAGAGGGTAGTTTCCTTCTTGGTGTTCCAGCGATCATTTCCTTTCCCCCGTGTATATTGTCACTCTGGATCCTGTAAAGAAAGCCTTAAACATAGAGTAAAGTCAGGATTTTTTCCTCCAGTGTGCATCTGTTTTCAATTATACggaacctccttttccttttggttcCCCGTCTACACAATCTGGGGTTGTCCTTTTGGAGGTTCTCCTGCTCTGAACGGAGTCAATGGGCATTAAGAAGCCCCCAGTTCTACCTCTGCCGCCTGCTTAGGCTTGTTTCTCAGCAGTGGAGCCAAGGCCTGAGCCGTCTTCTTCTCAGACGTCCCTCTGCAGCTGCCATATCTAGTGCTTCAGCCTTCAAGATCTCCTGAGAGTTCCCCCATTGAGGATGGAAACAAGAGCTCATGAGCCCAAATGGGCACAATTACGCTTGTTAACAATCTGAAAGATTTGTAGAAGGTTTGtgaagaagggcttccttttgCATGAGAGAGATGCCAGTCCTTCCTCATCGACCTTCGCTTCTCCTTGTGGTTCACAATTTTGCCTTTAATAATTTTCCCCACCACTTTACTTGGGGCAGATGTTAAGCCTGCCTCCATCTCCCCTCTTTATCCTTTTACAGGATTCCTATTGTGCTGCCTCCTCTCCAGCCCTCCACCCTTGACACCAATTTTAGTGACAAAACTCAGAGAATATCAGGATTTATGCTGAATATTTTTATTCTGATGTTTGTAAGCTTGCTTTACAATTTCGGAGTTTCAAAGCTTTTGTGGTTTTCATAGATTCTTCCTatgatttataaaaaaaattatacttcttaatctttttttaaaaaattgaagatgCTATGTTATGAAGTGTTACTTTTGTATGGAGATTTATTTCAGGTGGAAGAGTGTTGCCCTTACACTATatctttttgcttcctcagatgctCTGTTATTCAAAGAACAGCTTCAGGAAGGTAAATTTCATTGGGAAAACAATTTCACAGGTGGGATGGGGACTGATATTTCATTGGTGTTGAACCATCTGTGCTGCAGATTTTGGGACCCCCATCAATGGCGTAACTCTGGGTAACAGTCCTCTAGTGGTGTTTGGGTTCTTTGTATGTCTCATGAATGAACTGGAAGAGGGTTTGAAGATATGTGTTGGGGGCATAGCTGTTCCCTGTGAAGAACCTGCACATCAGTCTGGGACTAATGGAAGAGTTCCATTCCTGCCTGGTTTTCTACTTgattttttagttttatttttatctatttcataaaattttatATATCGCTTgattgtgtgtgggggtgtgtgtgacttcaAAGACTTACAGTACCTTTCAAGAGTCTTAAAGGACTCACACTACTTATGAGATCAACCCCATTCTATGAAGGAGGACTTCATATTGCATGAGACCCTTGGAATTACTTTTTAAAGCTCTGCCAATTCTTCCTCTGGAATTTGGTTTGTAGTCATGCTTGAAAATTCCGGCTTCAGCACCTATTTCCCACCAGTTTATACTTGGGGCAGATCTTAACCTTCCTTCAGCTCTCTTTTGGATCTTTTTAAAAGATTGAAATGGCACTTCCGGCCTTCCAGTCATCCAGTATAGATCTCTATTTCATTCGTGGATTCAAATTGATTTTATTTTGCGATTTTCTAGTATGGAGTACCGTTCCTGGTTTTCACATAGAAGCACAGAATAGTAGAGTTTTAAAGGTTTCCGAGGGCCATCTATGTTAGTGTCTTTAATTTCTTAGTCAtactgtttcttgtttgcagttcTTTGTTCTCTGATTTAATCTTCTGCTTGAAATAAGGAAACAACAGATGCTTGCTTATGATGTAATACTTTCGTAACAAGATTAAACATTATatctttttgcttcctcagatgaCCCATTACTCAGAAATCTTCAGAGAGGTAAGTTTCACATGGAGGCCTAAATTCACAGAAGGGGTCGGGCCTAGTCTTTCATGGGGTCTGTGAAGAACCATCCATAGCTTGACTCTGGTCTTGCTGTTTGGGTTTTCCCTATGTACAACAAAGGCAGAGACGCTGGGATTGAAGGTGCAGACAGGGTAGGGAGAGGATGGGGAGAGGGCTTCCCCTCCAAAGAAACTGCCCAGATGTATAAGACTAAGTTCTCTGCCTGCCTAGAGATAGTTTGTTTGCTTTATGTGACCAAAGCACTTCGCAGCTATGTTAGACCAAGAGTCCATCTCATCCAAAATCCTCTTTCCAGCAGGAGCCAAACTGATGCCACCAGGAAGTTGCTTCCAGTTTCTGGCTTCAATCACCTGAGAATCAGAGGCAGCCTTgtcagtagcccccccccccttgaaaattTAGCCCACAGGGAGATCTGTTTTGCTGGCCAGATCCAGCACTGTCTGCACCCCTGGTCTTATTAAGGGACCAAGGAAGGCTTCATCTTCTGGAAGTTTAAAAAGCAGTTCCAAGAAGACAGGTGCTAATGGCTGATTTGGTAGGGAGAAATCTGTAGTCTGAAATGGCTCAGCAAGCTCAGGTCAGGGAGGAGGAGTTGGTCTTAGTGGGAAGGGGCCAGAAAGAAACAGCCCACCCTAAACATCCTTCTGCTTCCAGAGGAATTTTGGGAAGAGGCGCTTCACTGTGGAGGCACAGTGctctctttcatttttttgcctaatatttttttaaagaaaaaaatcttccTGCCGTGGGGATTGTGAGTGGGAGCCATGCATGTGATGGTATTAACTCTAGTTCAATAGGTACTCCACCGTAGCCAACTTTTCCTCAAGCACAGCTTGTTTCAAGGTATTTAATAAGAAAGAATAAataattgttatttataccccacccttcccggttcaaaaactcgggctcagggcggctaacaacaaatttaaaacacttaattgtaatacaacataaaagcagcttaAAATACAGTATAGTAGCATGAATAACAATATAATTCAAGTTCAATAATCAATTTGGGGGGAATCCACCCAaatcaccagggctagctggctaaattagacctacttgggccagcgaggaggccaggggagaaatagctgtggggtcccagagtgggtaatcttcataaaaccgggggggggggagagaagggaaataaaagatcaggctgagttcaaattaaaggccaggcggaatagctctgtcttacaggcccggcggaaggaggttaaatcctgtaggacGCTAGTCTCAtaggacagagcattccaccaggttggagccatcactgaaaaattCAAATATACAAATGCAGGTGTGAGTTCAGGACAATGAATCAGCTTTACAGTGAAAACTGCAAAAGACGAAACATTATTTAAAGAGCTTTTAGCATGCACCAGGAAAGGAAATTTGCATGTTGGTGGTACAACGATTCTACGGAAAGTTTCACAATGCAAGGGCATCTGCTAGGTTGCCCAACTTTGTTTTCCTCATTGAAACGTTAACCCTTGAAGCAGCATTAGTCCTACCTCCGGCTTAGCTAAAATGGGCTGATCAGTCTGCACTGACGCTCTTCCCAACTCTAACTATAAATGAGGTTATTAAGGGGTCGATAGCTGTTCTCTGCTGAACTGAACTGGGGTGTCGTCATTCAACACCCCATGGGAGCTCCAAAAGGCTAATTCACCCAGAAAGTGCCAAAGGAGGGCAGTTTCTGTCTACTGGCCACTATCCCCTTCACTAACATAGAAGAGCTgaatattcttattcttactatttattgaatttatatattgccctacaCCCAAgggtctcaaggcggttcacagaataaaataaagatataaaaccacaaaatacatcatcatcatcataattaataataatccaatagcccccccccaaaaaa
Above is a window of Zootoca vivipara chromosome 2, rZooViv1.1, whole genome shotgun sequence DNA encoding:
- the LOC118081280 gene encoding zinc finger protein RFP, with the protein product MAAVAAGDPVQDLRDEATCSICVDYFKDPVTIPECGHNFCRACLIRCWGESEAEASCPQCRKTAQQNNLIPNRQLANFVELIKKLSLQEGKEEGGKVCKEHRKPLKLFCKEDEAPICVACGKSKEHENHKVIPLEEAYEEYKGQISIRLQILMKEREKIIAYQVDLEKESQTLLKLTETERQKTAEKLRQLRQFLEEQEKHLLNQIEDVEEEIARERDEQLARFSSDLSSLERSMQELEEKRQKPANELLQDVRSTLQRYEKRESQENPMALFPELKKRISEFCDINILVEDVMEQFEDALLFKEQLQEDDPLLRNLQRANVTLDPDTAHPSLILSEDRKSVRYGDKEQDLPDNPERFNNRTSVLGREGFTAGCHFWEVTVESEGKCVYWTVGVTRKSAERKGDFDLSSEGGIWAVGKSGDEYMAFDPPDYLPLSLLWEPKRIRVTVDYEEEEVSFSDADSGTELYTFSGASFSGDTILPFFHLSGDKTHFRIS